The following are encoded together in the Vibrio splendidus genome:
- the yggU gene encoding DUF167 family protein YggU gives MPKAVWAEEDDILLRLYIQPKASRDKIVGLHGEELKIAITAPPVDGKANAHLAKYLAKQFKVAKGQIEIEKGELGRHKQVRICSPSQIPTEVKAIL, from the coding sequence ATGCCAAAAGCAGTTTGGGCCGAAGAAGACGATATTCTTCTTCGGCTCTATATCCAACCCAAGGCAAGCCGCGATAAAATCGTTGGCTTACACGGAGAGGAACTGAAAATTGCCATTACCGCACCACCGGTTGATGGCAAAGCAAATGCTCACTTAGCGAAATACCTTGCGAAACAATTTAAGGTCGCGAAAGGGCAAATTGAGATAGAAAAGGGAGAGCTCGGTCGGCATAAGCAAGTTCGAATATGCTCACCAAGTCAGATCCCAACTGAAGTCAAAGCCATCCTATGA
- a CDS encoding XTP/dITP diphosphatase, with the protein MSKIVLATGNQGKVREMADILSEFGFDVVAQSEFNVSEVAETGTTFIENAIIKARHAAKETGLPAIADDSGLEVDYLNGAPGIYSARYSGEGATDKQNIEKLLDAMQGVATEKRTARFHCVLVLMRHENDPTPLVCHGKWEGRILTEEHGENGFGYDPVFFVPEDNCASAELESSRKKQLSHRSKALASLFKTLKEQAL; encoded by the coding sequence ATGAGTAAGATTGTTTTAGCAACAGGCAACCAAGGCAAAGTTCGCGAGATGGCAGATATTCTGTCTGAGTTTGGTTTCGACGTTGTCGCGCAAAGTGAATTTAACGTTTCAGAAGTCGCTGAAACGGGAACGACTTTCATTGAAAATGCCATCATCAAAGCTCGCCACGCAGCGAAAGAGACGGGGCTACCAGCCATTGCTGACGATTCTGGCTTAGAAGTTGATTACCTTAATGGTGCACCCGGTATCTACTCAGCGCGTTACTCAGGTGAAGGGGCGACTGATAAACAGAACATCGAAAAGCTGTTAGATGCTATGCAAGGTGTGGCTACTGAAAAGCGTACCGCTCGTTTTCACTGTGTATTGGTGCTAATGCGTCACGAAAACGATCCAACACCATTGGTGTGTCACGGTAAATGGGAAGGTCGCATTCTGACTGAAGAACACGGTGAGAATGGCTTTGGCTACGATCCTGTATTCTTTGTACCAGAAGATAACTGCGCCTCAGCAGAGCTTGAATCGTCACGTAAGAAGCAACTGTCACACCGTAGTAAAGCCCTCGCATCATTATTCAAGACTCTCAAGGAGCAAGCTCTGTAA
- the trmB gene encoding tRNA (guanosine(46)-N7)-methyltransferase TrmB → MSEVTTNEYTEDGKLVRKIRSFVRREGRLTKGQENAMNECWPTMGIDYNPELLNWKEVFGNDNPVVLEIGFGMGASLVEMAKNAPEKNFLGIEVHSPGVGACLGTARDAGVTNLRVMCHDAVEVFEHMIPDSSLHTLQLFFPDPWHKARHHKRRIVKAEFAEMVRGKLQLDTGIFHMATDWENYAEHMIEVMNVAPGFENIAEDGDYIPRPDERPLTKFEARGHRLGHGVWDIKFKRTK, encoded by the coding sequence ATGAGTGAAGTGACCACTAACGAATATACTGAAGACGGCAAACTGGTTCGTAAGATCCGTAGTTTTGTTCGCCGCGAAGGCCGCTTAACAAAAGGCCAAGAAAACGCGATGAATGAATGTTGGCCAACAATGGGTATCGACTACAACCCAGAACTTCTTAATTGGAAAGAAGTGTTTGGCAACGATAACCCAGTTGTACTAGAAATTGGCTTCGGTATGGGTGCATCACTGGTTGAAATGGCAAAGAATGCGCCTGAGAAAAACTTCTTAGGTATTGAAGTTCATAGCCCAGGTGTTGGTGCGTGTTTAGGTACAGCTCGCGATGCGGGTGTAACGAATTTACGCGTAATGTGTCACGATGCAGTAGAAGTATTTGAGCACATGATCCCAGATAGCAGCCTGCATACACTGCAACTGTTCTTCCCTGACCCATGGCACAAAGCTCGTCACCATAAGCGTCGTATCGTTAAGGCTGAGTTTGCAGAGATGGTTCGCGGTAAGCTGCAACTTGATACTGGTATTTTCCACATGGCAACAGACTGGGAAAACTACGCAGAACATATGATTGAAGTGATGAACGTAGCTCCAGGTTTCGAGAATATCGCTGAAGATGGTGATTACATTCCTCGTCCAGACGAGCGTCCGCTAACTAAGTTTGAAGCGCGTGGCCACCGTTTAGGTCATGGTGTTTGGGACATTAAGTTTAAGCGTACTAAGTAG
- a CDS encoding methyl-accepting chemotaxis protein, which yields MKLKTQAYLLSGIILVALLALTATGLWTLRVASNIDNKARVTELFKSAYSILTEVEKMAIDGTLEEEQAKQLATRLLRNNIYKDNEYVYVADENMTFVATPLDPQLHGTSFNDFKDGDGNSVGQLIQKVLGNRTGQIIEYTWTQKLPDGTIEEKLSIAEKTPHWGWVVGTGIGFNEVNARFWSTAQWQLFLCVVIAGLILSSLIVSIKRMLALLGGEPKDVREAVQAVAEGRIQTSFETQAINGSIYHAVQQMSKSLAELVSNLNASMLALRGELQRVEDRAGAIAQLTETQQQSTEMIATAMTEMASSANNVADSAGDTARNTDEADKQSQHTQQLIHNTVDNIQGLAGQLGTASEAVANLDSDVHNIVKVLDVIGDIAEQTNLLALNAAIEAARAGEQGRGFAVVADEVRNLAGRTQSSTKEIQLMINNLQEGSRNAIKTMEVCATTSESTVTESQNASEALQQIVVALESISSMSHQIATAAAEQTQVSDDISKRINMIEESGNQLSNVVTESHNSTQTLASLSNELEAWVNRFEVKH from the coding sequence ATGAAATTAAAAACGCAAGCTTACTTACTATCGGGCATCATATTGGTTGCTCTACTAGCGTTAACTGCTACAGGCTTATGGACCTTAAGAGTTGCTAGCAACATAGACAACAAAGCTCGCGTAACAGAGCTGTTTAAGAGCGCATACAGCATTCTTACTGAAGTCGAAAAAATGGCGATTGATGGCACACTAGAAGAAGAGCAAGCTAAACAACTTGCTACTCGCCTACTACGCAACAACATCTATAAAGACAATGAATATGTCTACGTCGCAGATGAGAACATGACGTTTGTCGCGACACCATTAGATCCTCAACTACACGGAACCAGCTTTAACGACTTTAAAGATGGCGACGGCAATAGTGTTGGTCAGCTAATCCAAAAAGTACTTGGCAATCGTACTGGCCAGATCATTGAGTACACCTGGACACAAAAGCTTCCAGACGGAACGATTGAAGAAAAGCTGTCTATTGCAGAGAAGACTCCGCATTGGGGTTGGGTTGTAGGCACCGGTATCGGCTTCAATGAAGTCAATGCGCGTTTCTGGTCGACTGCTCAATGGCAATTGTTTCTATGTGTCGTGATTGCTGGCCTTATTTTATCAAGCCTAATTGTATCTATTAAGCGAATGCTAGCGCTTCTTGGCGGCGAGCCTAAAGATGTAAGAGAAGCAGTACAAGCAGTCGCAGAAGGCCGTATTCAAACCTCTTTCGAGACTCAGGCGATAAACGGCAGTATTTATCATGCCGTGCAACAAATGAGTAAGTCGTTAGCCGAGCTGGTCTCAAACCTTAATGCATCAATGCTGGCATTAAGGGGCGAACTGCAGCGCGTAGAAGATCGTGCTGGGGCAATTGCTCAGCTAACAGAAACACAACAGCAATCAACAGAGATGATCGCAACAGCAATGACCGAGATGGCCTCTTCAGCCAACAATGTTGCTGATTCAGCGGGTGATACTGCGCGTAATACTGACGAAGCTGATAAACAGAGCCAACATACTCAGCAGTTAATTCACAACACGGTAGATAACATTCAAGGTCTAGCAGGCCAACTAGGAACGGCCAGTGAAGCCGTCGCTAACCTAGATAGCGATGTACATAACATCGTTAAGGTCTTAGACGTCATCGGTGATATTGCAGAACAAACTAACCTTCTAGCGCTAAATGCGGCAATTGAAGCTGCGCGCGCTGGTGAACAAGGCCGCGGATTTGCGGTTGTGGCTGATGAGGTTCGTAACCTTGCAGGTCGAACACAATCAAGCACGAAAGAAATCCAACTAATGATCAATAACCTTCAAGAAGGCTCTCGTAACGCAATAAAAACTATGGAAGTGTGTGCGACGACCAGTGAAAGCACCGTAACAGAGTCCCAGAATGCCTCTGAAGCTCTACAACAGATTGTTGTCGCATTAGAGTCTATTTCATCGATGAGTCATCAAATCGCGACAGCCGCCGCTGAGCAGACTCAGGTGAGTGACGATATTTCGAAGCGTATCAATATGATCGAAGAAAGTGGCAACCAACTGAGTAATGTGGTGACAGAAAGTCATAACAGCACTCAAACTCTCGCCTCCCTTTCTAACGAATTAGAAGCTTGGGTTAATAGGTTTGAAGTAAAACACTAA
- the mutY gene encoding A/G-specific adenine glycosylase has translation MTPFATAILKWYDAFGRKELPWQQNKTAYTVWLSEIMLQQTQVATVIPYYQRFLERFPTVIDLANAEQDEVLHLWTGLGYYARARNLHKAAKIVAEQYGGEFPLSIEEMNALPGIGRSTAAAVLSSVHKLPHAILDGNVKRTLARSFAVEGWPGQKKVENQLWEHAETHTPQQDVDKYNQAMMDMGAMVCTRSKPKCTLCPIESMCEAKKLDRQLDFPGKKPKKEKPIKETWFVILYHDNQVWLEQRPQSGIWGGLFCFPQNENAEIEHQLDLRSIKDSETDSIKTMIAFRHTFSHYHLDITPVLVKLDKQPDLIMEGTKGLWYNLSKPEEIGLAAPVKQLIESLPFELNDDV, from the coding sequence GTGACTCCTTTCGCAACCGCCATATTAAAGTGGTATGACGCCTTTGGGCGTAAAGAATTACCTTGGCAACAAAACAAAACCGCCTACACCGTTTGGCTATCTGAAATCATGCTTCAGCAGACTCAAGTCGCCACGGTGATTCCATACTACCAGCGCTTCTTAGAACGCTTTCCAACGGTTATTGACCTAGCGAACGCCGAACAAGATGAGGTGCTGCACTTATGGACGGGGCTTGGCTATTACGCGCGAGCTCGTAACTTGCACAAGGCTGCCAAGATTGTTGCCGAGCAATACGGTGGTGAATTTCCGCTTTCTATCGAAGAAATGAACGCGCTACCGGGTATTGGACGCTCTACTGCCGCTGCAGTGCTGTCCTCTGTGCATAAACTTCCTCATGCAATTCTTGATGGCAACGTCAAGCGTACCTTGGCGAGAAGCTTCGCTGTAGAAGGTTGGCCGGGGCAAAAGAAAGTCGAGAACCAGTTGTGGGAACACGCAGAAACACACACTCCGCAACAAGATGTCGATAAGTACAATCAAGCCATGATGGATATGGGTGCGATGGTTTGTACTCGTAGCAAGCCCAAATGTACGTTGTGCCCGATTGAAAGCATGTGCGAAGCTAAGAAGCTCGATAGACAGCTCGATTTCCCAGGCAAGAAACCGAAGAAAGAAAAGCCAATAAAAGAAACATGGTTTGTGATTCTGTACCACGATAATCAAGTATGGCTCGAACAACGCCCTCAGTCTGGTATCTGGGGAGGACTGTTCTGTTTCCCTCAAAATGAAAACGCAGAGATCGAACATCAATTAGATCTTCGTTCGATCAAAGATAGTGAAACCGATTCGATCAAGACCATGATTGCGTTTCGACATACTTTCAGCCACTACCACTTAGATATCACACCTGTATTAGTAAAATTAGATAAACAACCAGATTTGATAATGGAAGGGACTAAAGGTCTCTGGTATAACTTATCAAAACCGGAAGAAATTGGCCTAGCCGCTCCTGTAAAGCAGCTTATTGAGAGCCTACCCTTTGAACTGAACGACGACGTTTGA
- the proC gene encoding pyrroline-5-carboxylate reductase: protein MEHKNIAFIGAGNMVRSIVAGLVASGYPAQKITATAPSDTRRLPLEQEYGINTTSDNIAAAEQADVVVLSVKPQMMADVCKPLQDIDFSNKLVISIAAGINANRLNEMLNCQLNLVRVMPNTPSLLGKGMSGLYADSTVSQGDKEFASQLMQAVGEVSWVEQESGINNIIAAAGSAPAYFFLFMEAMQAEAINQGFDQETARKLVQQSALGAAEMVVANPNTELSTLREQVTSKGGTTAEALRTFNDHQLSDIVAKAMQAAVARAEEMEKLF, encoded by the coding sequence ATGGAACATAAGAACATCGCCTTTATTGGGGCGGGAAATATGGTTCGCTCGATTGTAGCGGGCTTAGTGGCGAGTGGTTACCCAGCGCAAAAGATTACTGCAACAGCGCCTTCAGACACCAGAAGGCTGCCGTTAGAGCAAGAGTACGGCATCAATACCACCAGCGATAATATTGCCGCAGCAGAACAAGCAGACGTTGTTGTGTTATCCGTGAAGCCACAAATGATGGCTGATGTATGTAAACCCTTACAAGATATCGACTTTAGCAACAAACTGGTCATCTCAATTGCAGCCGGTATTAATGCGAATCGACTCAATGAGATGTTAAACTGCCAACTGAACCTTGTGCGTGTTATGCCAAACACGCCATCACTGCTTGGTAAAGGGATGAGTGGCCTTTATGCTGACTCAACGGTTAGTCAGGGCGATAAAGAGTTTGCTTCTCAGCTAATGCAAGCCGTAGGTGAGGTAAGCTGGGTTGAACAAGAGTCTGGTATCAACAACATCATTGCGGCGGCGGGGAGTGCTCCTGCTTACTTCTTCCTGTTTATGGAAGCGATGCAAGCTGAAGCAATTAACCAAGGTTTTGACCAAGAAACCGCTCGTAAATTAGTGCAGCAATCTGCATTAGGCGCGGCAGAGATGGTAGTAGCAAATCCAAATACTGAATTATCAACACTGCGTGAGCAAGTGACTTCAAAAGGCGGAACGACCGCAGAAGCATTGCGCACGTTTAACGACCATCAACTATCAGACATCGTAGCGAAAGCCATGCAAGCGGCGGTTGCTCGAGCTGAAGAGATGGAAAAACTGTTTTAA
- a CDS encoding DUF2391 family protein produces MKLSFNFEDASQIFVGSFALAVPISFSEEAWKLGETLPTANLLLLFLLSAVFLGFYTYESVFQKDIVARLPVFIFRIVIAYVMTALVVALVLTCLDKLPLLSDPIVSFKRVIVISMPASMGAIVVDSFDKE; encoded by the coding sequence ATGAAATTAAGCTTTAACTTTGAAGATGCCAGCCAGATCTTTGTTGGATCTTTTGCTTTGGCCGTGCCGATTTCTTTTTCTGAGGAGGCCTGGAAGTTAGGGGAGACTTTGCCCACAGCTAACTTGCTGTTGTTGTTTCTATTGTCTGCTGTATTCCTTGGCTTTTATACCTATGAGAGCGTATTTCAGAAAGATATTGTTGCTCGGTTGCCGGTGTTTATTTTTCGAATCGTTATTGCTTATGTGATGACAGCGTTGGTTGTTGCGCTGGTACTGACTTGTTTGGACAAGCTGCCTTTACTAAGCGATCCAATTGTATCGTTCAAAAGGGTGATTGTAATTTCCATGCCTGCATCTATGGGAGCGATTGTAGTGGATAGTTTTGATAAAGAGTGA
- a CDS encoding DUF4426 domain-containing protein has product MRLWITALLTALIALPSSAGQFKSIKDVEVHYSAFNSTFLTAQVAKQYKLKRNGYSAILNISVLDNASLGKPATTAKITGTARNLVGNTRTLNFREIKEGDAIYYLAEFPITHEENITFNIDVNAGLKGTGPLRFTQKFYIEE; this is encoded by the coding sequence ATGCGTCTATGGATAACAGCACTACTCACCGCTCTAATTGCCCTACCAAGCTCGGCAGGACAGTTTAAAAGTATCAAGGATGTCGAGGTTCATTACTCGGCTTTCAATTCCACGTTTTTAACTGCGCAGGTCGCTAAGCAATATAAGCTGAAACGAAACGGATACTCAGCGATTCTAAACATCAGCGTGCTAGACAACGCTTCCCTAGGCAAGCCTGCAACAACGGCTAAAATTACGGGAACAGCGAGAAACCTAGTAGGTAACACTCGTACGCTTAACTTCCGTGAAATAAAGGAAGGCGATGCGATTTATTACCTCGCTGAATTTCCTATCACTCACGAAGAAAACATCACTTTTAATATCGATGTTAACGCAGGTTTGAAAGGCACAGGTCCACTGCGTTTCACACAAAAATTCTATATAGAAGAGTAG
- a CDS encoding YggT family protein yields the protein MNSMSFLISTVFDLYIMVVILRIWLQASRADFYNPFSQFIVKATQPVVAPLRRVIPSIGSLDLATVVFAYVLCVLKFVALNLIISGGAAVFDISFLIFGALSLLKAAGGLIFWVLLIRAILSWVSQGRSPIEYVFHQLTEPMLTPIRRILPDMGGFDLSVLVLFIVLQFANFLMGDMIGPIWYQL from the coding sequence ATGAATTCGATGAGCTTTCTGATCTCGACCGTTTTTGATCTTTACATCATGGTTGTGATCTTGCGTATCTGGCTACAAGCATCACGTGCAGATTTCTACAACCCATTCTCACAATTTATCGTAAAAGCGACACAACCGGTTGTAGCCCCACTACGCCGAGTGATTCCATCAATAGGCAGCCTTGACCTTGCGACTGTTGTCTTCGCTTATGTGCTGTGTGTACTTAAGTTCGTCGCTCTAAACTTGATTATCTCTGGCGGTGCGGCTGTATTTGATATCAGCTTCCTGATCTTTGGCGCACTATCTCTGCTCAAAGCGGCTGGTGGGTTAATTTTCTGGGTTCTGCTAATCCGTGCAATCCTGAGCTGGGTTAGCCAAGGCCGTAGCCCAATCGAATACGTATTCCATCAGTTAACTGAACCAATGCTAACGCCAATTCGCCGTATCCTTCCTGATATGGGTGGCTTCGACCTAAGTGTGCTGGTTCTGTTCATTGTTCTGCAATTTGCGAACTTCCTAATGGGCGACATGATCGGTCCTATTTGGTATCAGCTATAA
- the glsB gene encoding glutaminase B, with protein sequence MKPTQAILAEILDEVRPLIGQGKVADYIPALARVSNQKLAIAVYTNEGEVIQAGDADEAFSVQSISKALSLTLAMVLYKPEEIWQRVGKEPSGQAFNSMIQLEMEHGIPRNPFINAGAIIVADLLQSRLSAPRHRLLEFVRQLSGDTHIVYDKVVAASEMMHSDRNAAIAYLMRSFGNFENDVIPVLNNYFHACALKMTCVDLAKTFSYLANKGVSVQTKKEIITPVQTKQLNALLATCGLYDGAGEFAYRVGMPGKSGVGGGIIAIVPGEMTIAVWSPELDASGNSLAGTQALELLSERIGRSIF encoded by the coding sequence ATGAAACCAACTCAAGCTATTTTGGCCGAGATTTTAGATGAAGTTCGCCCTTTAATTGGTCAGGGAAAGGTCGCTGACTATATCCCTGCATTGGCTCGTGTATCTAATCAGAAACTGGCGATTGCGGTATACACCAATGAAGGTGAAGTCATTCAAGCTGGCGATGCCGATGAAGCCTTTTCTGTGCAATCAATCTCTAAAGCTTTAAGCCTGACGTTAGCGATGGTGTTGTATAAGCCGGAAGAGATTTGGCAACGAGTAGGGAAGGAGCCTTCAGGACAAGCCTTTAACTCGATGATTCAGCTTGAAATGGAACACGGCATCCCTCGTAACCCGTTTATTAACGCAGGTGCGATTATCGTTGCTGACTTATTGCAAAGCCGTCTATCTGCACCAAGGCACCGTTTATTAGAATTTGTACGTCAGCTATCAGGTGATACTCATATTGTGTATGACAAGGTTGTGGCGGCTTCTGAAATGATGCACAGCGATCGCAATGCTGCCATCGCTTATTTGATGCGTTCATTTGGTAACTTTGAGAACGATGTTATTCCCGTACTCAACAATTACTTTCATGCTTGTGCGCTTAAAATGACCTGTGTTGACTTGGCGAAGACCTTTAGCTATTTGGCAAACAAAGGTGTGTCAGTTCAGACCAAGAAAGAGATCATCACGCCAGTTCAAACTAAACAGCTGAATGCCTTGCTTGCGACATGTGGTTTGTATGATGGGGCGGGAGAGTTTGCCTATCGTGTTGGTATGCCCGGAAAGTCTGGTGTCGGTGGCGGGATTATTGCAATTGTTCCTGGCGAAATGACGATCGCGGTGTGGTCTCCGGAACTGGACGCGTCGGGTAATTCACTGGCGGGCACTCAGGCTTTAGAATTGCTCTCTGAGCGTATTGGTCGTTCTATTTTCTAA
- the hemW gene encoding radical SAM family heme chaperone HemW: MHNAALIPPALSLYVHIPWCVQKCPYCDFNSHALKAEIPEKEYIDALLEDLDTDIEKYQLNDAPRPLHSIFIGGGTPSLFSPEGIGRLLQGIKQRIPFKPEIEITMEANPGTIEAERFAGYQKAGVSRISVGVQSFEQEKLERLGRIHGQDEAVNAAHLAHKIGLNSFNLDLMHGLPDQSIDQALADLDKAIELDPPHLSWYQLTIEPNTMFYYKTPKLPDDDDLWDIFDLGHKKLADAGYVQYEISGYSKPGYQCQHNLNYWRFGDYLGIGCGSHGKLSFADGRIVRTTKVKHPRGYLAAYQNLVKPYLSDELEVPNEDRPFEFFMNRFRLMEACPKQDFIDTTGLEFDSIQPTIEWAKELGYLNETDSHWQITEKGKLFLNDLLEAFMAEEDE; the protein is encoded by the coding sequence ATGCATAATGCAGCGCTTATACCACCAGCACTTAGCCTTTATGTCCACATCCCATGGTGTGTACAAAAGTGTCCGTATTGTGATTTTAACTCTCACGCTCTAAAAGCCGAGATTCCTGAAAAAGAGTACATCGATGCTCTGCTTGAGGATCTCGATACCGATATCGAAAAGTACCAACTCAATGACGCACCTCGCCCATTGCATTCGATCTTTATTGGTGGCGGCACGCCGAGTTTATTTTCTCCAGAAGGAATCGGTCGATTGCTGCAAGGCATTAAACAGCGCATCCCGTTCAAACCTGAAATAGAAATTACCATGGAAGCCAACCCAGGAACTATCGAAGCTGAGCGTTTTGCTGGTTATCAAAAAGCAGGGGTTAGTCGAATCTCGGTGGGCGTGCAAAGTTTTGAGCAAGAGAAACTGGAAAGGCTTGGGCGTATTCACGGTCAAGACGAAGCGGTTAACGCAGCTCATTTAGCGCATAAAATCGGATTAAATAGCTTCAACCTAGATCTAATGCACGGCTTACCGGATCAGAGTATTGATCAAGCGTTGGCTGATTTAGACAAAGCGATCGAACTCGATCCTCCGCATTTATCTTGGTATCAGCTAACAATAGAACCTAACACCATGTTCTATTACAAAACACCAAAGCTACCTGACGATGATGACCTTTGGGATATCTTCGACTTAGGCCATAAGAAGCTCGCAGACGCAGGTTATGTACAGTACGAAATTTCAGGCTACAGCAAGCCGGGATATCAGTGTCAGCATAACCTCAACTACTGGCGCTTTGGTGACTACCTAGGTATTGGCTGTGGCTCTCATGGCAAGCTGAGCTTTGCAGATGGACGTATTGTTCGCACCACTAAGGTTAAACACCCTAGAGGCTACCTAGCCGCGTATCAGAATCTGGTGAAGCCCTATCTGTCGGATGAACTTGAAGTCCCTAATGAGGACCGCCCTTTCGAATTCTTCATGAACCGCTTCAGGCTAATGGAAGCGTGTCCAAAGCAGGATTTCATTGATACTACGGGGCTAGAATTTGACTCGATTCAGCCAACAATAGAGTGGGCCAAAGAGCTCGGTTATCTTAATGAAACCGACAGCCACTGGCAGATCACTGAAAAAGGAAAGCTGTTCTTAAACGATTTGCTTGAAGCCTTTATGGCAGAAGAAGACGAATAG
- the mltC gene encoding membrane-bound lytic murein transglycosylase MltC, which produces MKKLSYFLTAMLLTGCSREFVESLYDVNYEPTNRFVSNLAELPGQFEKDTGALDSLINSFSGNIQKRWGSSEVKMAGKSNYVKYIDNYLSRSEVNFSQGLITVETVSSTDPKKHLKNAIMTTLLTPDDPANVDLFSSKSIKLEGQPFLYNQVVDQDKKPIQWTWRANKFADYLIANNLKTKEVDFKKAYYVEIPMVADHASKRSYKYADIVRRASQRYDIPEDLIYAIIKTESSFNPYAVSWANAYGLMQVVPKTAGRDVFKLVKKKPGEPSPEYLFNPENNIDAGTAYFYILKNRYLKDVQHPTTLEYSMISAYNGGTGGVLNTFSKDRKRAMRDLNSLQPSQAYWALTKKHPNKESRRYLEKVTKFKKDFNQGKT; this is translated from the coding sequence ATGAAAAAGCTAAGTTACTTCCTAACAGCCATGTTGTTAACTGGCTGCAGTCGTGAATTTGTCGAAAGCCTTTATGATGTTAATTACGAACCAACCAACCGATTTGTCAGTAATTTAGCGGAGCTACCCGGTCAATTTGAAAAAGACACTGGGGCGTTAGATTCTTTAATTAATAGCTTTTCTGGCAATATCCAAAAACGTTGGGGCAGCAGTGAAGTAAAGATGGCGGGCAAGAGTAACTATGTGAAATACATAGATAACTACTTGAGCCGTTCAGAAGTAAACTTTAGCCAAGGCCTGATCACAGTTGAAACCGTCTCCTCAACAGATCCTAAAAAGCACCTCAAAAATGCAATAATGACGACACTTTTGACGCCAGATGATCCTGCGAATGTCGATCTATTCTCTTCCAAAAGCATCAAGTTAGAAGGTCAACCTTTCCTTTATAACCAAGTCGTTGATCAAGATAAGAAGCCAATCCAATGGACATGGCGCGCGAACAAGTTTGCCGATTACTTGATCGCTAATAACTTAAAAACCAAGGAAGTCGACTTTAAAAAAGCTTACTACGTCGAAATCCCAATGGTGGCCGATCACGCCAGCAAACGAAGCTATAAGTACGCGGATATCGTTCGTCGCGCATCCCAACGTTATGACATCCCTGAAGACTTGATTTACGCGATCATCAAAACAGAGAGTAGTTTTAACCCATACGCTGTGAGTTGGGCGAACGCTTATGGTCTTATGCAGGTAGTCCCAAAAACCGCAGGTCGAGATGTGTTTAAGCTCGTCAAAAAGAAACCTGGAGAACCAAGTCCTGAGTACTTATTCAATCCAGAAAACAACATTGATGCTGGCACTGCGTACTTTTACATCCTTAAAAATCGTTATTTGAAGGACGTGCAGCACCCAACAACGCTTGAGTACAGCATGATCTCAGCATACAACGGTGGCACTGGTGGGGTACTAAATACCTTCAGCAAAGACCGAAAGCGAGCAATGCGTGACTTAAATTCGTTGCAACCTAGTCAAGCTTACTGGGCACTGACAAAGAAACACCCAAACAAAGAGTCGCGTCGATACTTAGAAAAAGTAACAAAATTCAAGAAAGATTTTAACCAAGGTAAAACGTAA
- a CDS encoding oxidative damage protection protein → MSRTVFCARLQKDAEGLDFQLYPGDLGKRIFDNISKEAWGQWQSKQTMLINEKKLNMMDPEHRKLLETEMVNFLFEGKDVVIDGYTPPSE, encoded by the coding sequence ATGAGCCGCACTGTATTTTGTGCTCGCCTTCAAAAAGATGCTGAAGGCCTAGATTTTCAACTTTACCCAGGTGACTTAGGTAAGCGTATCTTTGACAACATCTCTAAAGAAGCTTGGGGACAATGGCAAAGCAAGCAAACCATGCTTATCAATGAGAAGAAGCTAAACATGATGGATCCTGAACATCGTAAACTTCTTGAAACTGAGATGGTTAACTTCCTTTTCGAAGGTAAAGATGTCGTTATTGATGGCTACACTCCACCAAGCGAATAA